The Halobacterium litoreum genome includes a region encoding these proteins:
- a CDS encoding NADPH-dependent FMN reductase translates to MTDTPLVVGVAGSRRDGSHTLQGIERALAAAADAGADTDLVDLGDVDLPLYHPDRSTEESGEAAALLERVRAADGVIIGSPVYHGSYSSTFRNFHDYCGFDEYEDTAVGLLVVAGGGTIASTLDHLRVTMRGVHAHVVPAQVGVRNTSSKFRADGSLTDDDIADRIDGVAEDVVDAARMRLAAREPTSTACADD, encoded by the coding sequence ATGACCGACACTCCGCTCGTCGTCGGCGTCGCCGGTAGTCGGCGCGACGGCAGTCACACCCTCCAAGGCATCGAACGCGCGCTCGCCGCCGCCGCGGACGCGGGCGCCGACACCGACCTCGTGGACCTCGGTGACGTGGACTTGCCCCTCTACCACCCCGACCGCAGCACCGAAGAGTCGGGCGAGGCCGCCGCGCTCCTCGAACGCGTGCGCGCCGCCGACGGCGTGATAATCGGGTCGCCCGTCTACCACGGCAGTTACTCCTCGACGTTCCGGAACTTCCACGACTACTGCGGGTTCGACGAGTACGAGGACACCGCCGTCGGCCTGCTCGTCGTCGCGGGCGGCGGCACCATCGCGTCCACGCTCGACCACCTCCGGGTGACGATGCGGGGCGTCCACGCCCACGTCGTCCCCGCGCAGGTCGGGGTTCGGAACACCTCCTCGAAGTTCCGGGCCGACGGCTCGCTCACCGACGACGACATCGCCGACCGCATCGACGGCGTCGCCGAGGACGTGGTCGACGCCGCCCGGATGCGACTCGCCGCCCGCGAACCCACGTCGACGGCGTGCGCCGACGACTAG
- a CDS encoding DUF1931 family protein: MADLIVKAAVKEELDDKNVASDFYEALDEEVSELLEDAAARAEANGRKTVQPRDL, from the coding sequence ATGGCAGACCTCATCGTCAAGGCCGCTGTGAAGGAAGAACTCGACGACAAGAACGTTGCCTCCGACTTCTACGAGGCACTCGACGAGGAAGTCTCGGAACTCCTCGAGGACGCCGCCGCGCGCGCCGAGGCGAACGGTCGCAAGACCGTCCAGCCGCGCGACCTGTAA
- a CDS encoding GIY-YIG nuclease family protein codes for MHYVYVVECSDGTYYTGYTTDVQRRVAEHDAGDGAKYTRGRTPVELRYTESFESKSAAMSREYEIKQLSRSEKAELF; via the coding sequence GTGCACTACGTGTACGTCGTCGAGTGTAGTGACGGCACCTACTACACCGGCTACACGACCGACGTACAGCGGCGCGTCGCGGAACACGACGCCGGTGACGGCGCGAAGTACACGCGCGGCCGCACGCCGGTCGAACTCCGGTACACCGAGTCCTTCGAGTCGAAGTCCGCGGCGATGAGCAGAGAGTACGAGATAAAACAGCTGTCGCGCTCGGAGAAGGCCGAGTTGTTCTAG
- the rpiA gene encoding ribose-5-phosphate isomerase RpiA gives MKNTGGTDEAKRRAGEAAAAEVEDGAVVGLGTGSTAAHAIRALGERDAEIEGVATSFQSRQLAIEAGIPLTSLEEASVDVAIDGADQVADGDLVKGGGAAHAREKYVDASADRFLVVADPSKEVDALDYPVPVEVLPDAHPVVAERVRDLGGDPELRAAERKDGPVVTDNGNLVVDCAFGEIEAPRALAASLSEIPGVVEHGLFVGLADAVYVGTDDGVRVTEP, from the coding sequence ATGAAGAACACGGGCGGCACGGACGAGGCGAAGCGGCGAGCGGGCGAGGCCGCCGCCGCGGAAGTCGAGGACGGGGCGGTGGTCGGTCTCGGCACCGGGAGCACGGCGGCGCACGCGATTCGCGCGCTCGGGGAGCGCGACGCCGAAATCGAGGGCGTCGCCACGTCGTTCCAGTCCCGCCAGTTGGCCATCGAGGCGGGAATCCCGCTCACGTCGCTGGAGGAGGCGAGCGTGGACGTGGCGATAGACGGCGCCGACCAGGTCGCGGACGGCGACCTCGTGAAGGGCGGCGGCGCGGCCCACGCCCGCGAGAAGTACGTGGACGCGAGCGCCGACCGCTTCCTCGTGGTGGCGGACCCGTCGAAGGAGGTCGACGCGCTGGACTACCCGGTACCCGTCGAGGTGCTGCCGGACGCCCACCCGGTGGTCGCGGAGCGCGTCCGCGACCTCGGCGGCGACCCGGAACTGCGCGCGGCCGAGCGCAAGGACGGCCCGGTCGTCACGGACAACGGGAATCTGGTGGTGGACTGCGCGTTCGGCGAAATCGAAGCCCCCCGGGCGTTGGCGGCGTCGCTGTCGGAGATTCCGGGCGTCGTGGAACACGGCCTGTTCGTCGGGCTGGCCGACGCGGTCTACGTCGGCACCGACGACGGCGTGCGGGTCACGGAACCGTAG
- a CDS encoding DUF7504 family protein, with product MTRASQSRSRDTAADDAVPVVDDARAACTDLLAHGDHALVVALDATPREWLADRGHAAPNPAFVATYPHPDCVRVVSDLREPVAVALAAEEFLASLPDGAAPAVCVDGLDRLAERAGPLRTARFLSVLANRVRAAGGTCHYHGGADCSHVPASDP from the coding sequence ATGACGCGCGCGTCCCAGTCCCGGAGCCGCGACACCGCCGCCGACGACGCCGTGCCGGTCGTCGACGACGCGCGCGCAGCCTGCACGGACCTGCTCGCGCACGGCGACCACGCGCTCGTCGTCGCCCTCGACGCGACGCCCCGCGAGTGGCTCGCCGACCGCGGGCACGCCGCCCCCAACCCCGCGTTCGTCGCGACCTACCCCCATCCCGACTGCGTGCGCGTCGTCTCCGACCTCCGCGAACCCGTGGCCGTCGCGCTCGCCGCCGAGGAGTTCCTCGCGTCGCTCCCCGACGGCGCCGCGCCCGCGGTCTGCGTGGACGGCCTCGACCGACTCGCCGAACGCGCCGGCCCGCTCCGAACCGCCCGCTTTCTCTCCGTCCTCGCGAACCGCGTCCGGGCCGCCGGCGGCACCTGTCACTACCACGGCGGCGCCGACTGCTCGCACGTCCCGGCGAGCGACCCGTAA
- a CDS encoding DUF7563 family protein, with amino-acid sequence MPRCTHCDGHVSDDFVRVFADEDGQVRACPNCSANVGIAEVSRNRGRKA; translated from the coding sequence ATGCCCCGCTGTACCCACTGCGACGGCCACGTCTCCGACGACTTCGTCCGCGTGTTCGCGGACGAGGACGGACAGGTGCGAGCCTGCCCGAACTGCTCGGCGAACGTCGGCATCGCGGAAGTATCCCGCAACCGCGGGCGCAAAGCCTGA